The genomic interval ctcttcgctctcccctccctctctcgctggaCCACACGACACTCACGCACAAAATCGCCTAACTTTTGCTTTTTCGTAGAAACGTAGGCGAACAAGCACGAGTTGGGGAGCAGCACAGAAGGCCGTCTACGCGAGGCACTCGCCCATGTCTCTACCAGCACTTCCTCCTGTTTCCCCCACTACTCCTCGTGCACCGTGCTTAAAAACTTAGCCGCtttccattctctctctctctcgcgctctcACACCCGATTCGTGCCTACTACACCCtcctgtgtgtctgcctctctgtgtgtgctaTCGTattcccccttccctctcctgtgCTCAAGGCGGTGATTCTCGTGCTTTTTTTCGCTTGAGCCCCGCACAGGCACAATGCACAGCCATACGGCGGCTTCGTTCAGGCGCGTCGGTGAGCTGGCGTGTCAGAGAGACTCGTTTCTGCGAGAACTGACCGCCACTGTCGTCTCGTGTGAGCCGACCAAGGCGGCATCCActgaggcgaagaaggcgaagagtGCCGGTGATGGTGCCGCGGCGTACGACGTTATTCTGAGTGACTCTATTCTTTTTCCAGAGGGCGGCGGTCAGCCGTGCGACTTCGGCACACTTCGAGTTGTGCCTGGCGATGAAAATAAGGCTGATTCTAcgtgcagcgccaccgccgcgcctcTGCTGTCCATTACGAACGTGCGCCGGGTCGGGGATGCGTGCGTTCTCACCAGCCCCGCCTTCCTCCCTGTGGGGACTACAGTGCACCAGACGGTGGACTGGCCGCGTCGGATCGACCACATGCAGCACCACACCGGCCAGCACCTGCTCACTGCCGTGGTGGAGCGCATAGACACGCTGCACCTGCCCACTGTGAGCTGGTCCCTGACACACCCTTACTGCTTCATCCAGGTGGATGTTGGCGCCTACGCAAGCGACCCAGCCTCGCCGTACCACGCCTACATCaccaaagagaagaaaataTCGGATGATATGGTGGCGAAGATTGAGGCGCTATGCAACGACGCGATCATACACAGCACCCCCGTGCAGTGCGACGTATTCGAGAGCCTCGAGGTGTaccagcaggagcaggaccgccggcatcaggccgcggcggcctcgACAGGCCTCGGCGAAGAGGTCCTTCGCAGCCGTGGCATCCCAGAGGACGTAACAGGACCGATTCGTATCATTTCGCTGGACGCCATCGacagctgcacctgctgcggcactcATCTGCACACTCtcgcagagctgcaggccaTGTACCTCCTCCACCAAGAAGTGAAAGGGACGATGGTGAAGCTCTATTTCATCACCGGCGAGCGGGCAGCGCGGCAGTTCCACACCATGTATCAGCGGGAGCGGCAATTGATGCCGGAGTTGAGTGGCAGCAGGCCCAGCGAATTTGTCtccgtggtgcagcgccgctccaaGAATACGGCAGACCTTGAGAAGCTGGTGAAGCGGTGGACGCTCGAGCTAGCAAGCGCAGAagcgcagcgcatcgccgccgccgtgtcaTCGCGGGACAGCGGTACCGTCATAGTACCCCTGCGCCGCGACGACGTAGAGCTCGAGTTCTTCAGCGAGGTCCGCGCACGGCTCGACGCGACAGGACTGCGCCGCGTCGTTCTCGTTTCTGCGTGGGCGACGGAGAGGTGTATGACTGGCACGCTCGTCAACACGAAGGATGTGGCCGGCCAGGTCTTTATCACTGGCGGGGAGTCACCGGCGGACATGGAGAAGGCCGTCCAGCTGGCAAAAGAAACACTAAAGGGGATGAAAGGTGGCAGCTCCAAGCTCGGCTTCCGTGGGAAGGGAACCCTGAAGGAGTGGGACGCCCTTGTAGCGCAGCTGCATGGATAACGAAGCATGGGCAGAAAGCAAAAGGCGGCGAGGAAACTGCCGAGATGACGAGGGACAGTCGGGGAAGTGAGTTTGATGCTGTGTGCATCCGTGCTCTCTGTAGTACTCCCTccctgtcctctctctctctctctctcccccccgtCCCATTCGTTAAACTTAACAAGAGaagcgcccccctccccgtaaTCCCCCTGCGTAT from Leishmania panamensis strain MHOM/PA/94/PSC-1 chromosome 15 sequence carries:
- a CDS encoding hypothetical protein (TriTrypDB/GeneDB-style sysID: LpmP.15.0690), translated to MHSHTAASFRRVGELACQRDSFLRELTATVVSCEPTKAASTEAKKAKSAGDGAAAYDVILSDSILFPEGGGQPCDFGTLRVVPGDENKADSTCSATAAPLLSITNVRRVGDACVLTSPAFLPVGTTVHQTVDWPRRIDHMQHHTGQHLLTAVVERIDTLHLPTVSWSLTHPYCFIQVDVGAYASDPASPYHAYITKEKKISDDMVAKIEALCNDAIIHSTPVQCDVFESLEVYQQEQDRRHQAAAASTGLGEEVLRSRGIPEDVTGPIRIISLDAIDSCTCCGTHLHTLAELQAMYLLHQEVKGTMVKLYFITGERAARQFHTMYQRERQLMPELSGSRPSEFVSVVQRRSKNTADLEKLVKRWTLELASAEAQRIAAAVSSRDSGTVIVPLRRDDVELEFFSEVRARLDATGLRRVVLVSAWATERCMTGTLVNTKDVAGQVFITGGESPADMEKAVQLAKETLKGMKGGSSKLGFRGKGTLKEWDALVAQLHG